TCTCACTTCCCTTCTGACAGGCTCTGAAGGATTTTAATCAGGTTCTCCAGGCCAAAAATGTAGCCGTGGTCAGGCCCGTCGTACAGGGTGGAGTTGGGGTTACTCTTAGAGCCTTTGAAGGTGGTGTGGGCAAAGTCAATCATCCTCACATCCACCCTGGAGGGGTTCGTGCCGTGACTtttggggaaggggaggtgATGATCCGCGCTCTCCTTGTGCTCCTGCCCGTCATAAATGAtgaggagggagctggagtAGAACCTGTAGGAGCTTTGCTTCCTGATGACGGCCAGCAGGGCCTTGAGGCGCAGGATgatgggctccagcagctccgtGCGCAGCCGGTTCCCGCTGCACAGGAACTGCCGCAGCGTCTGCCGGAACCCCTCCGCCGACAGCTTCCTCCCAAAGTACTTGTCTTTGCACAGGAAATGCCCCGTGTCTGCCTGGTAAACCTGCAAGGGAAGGgaggatgtgaccaaaagtatgaATTCTGTCACCACCTGCTGAAaacagctggggcagtgcccctgatctcctggcacacattatctgctcatgggccatctttaaaccagctgggcaatcatctttatcttcccacagcccatcctccctccaggagatatctcctgttcatggccagtgagtcccagggcatgactgataaaattccatcatcccactgggagatgctccagccaggggaggagccaagcctttcctacccagagaaaaactgacatttggaacaccagagcagcctttgccactggatcccagaggaaagccagacctttccacatcatccctggagcttcagaggaaactgcaccttctccaggagcactgctccagctgaaccacatctgcccctgcaggaggatgcagccaccattgaatgggactgtgccaacaccctgactgactgacgggtgtcagcttggattctgactctggcagggtttgggattgttctgtgtaatactgtatttctatttgaattttcctagtaaagaactgttattcctaattcccatctctttgcctgagagccccttaatttcaaaattatagtaatttggagggagggggtttacattcaGATGGATTGAGGGGTTCCAGCTGCTCACActgtggcagtggcacagaTAGAGGGTCACCCTAAATGTGCCATATTTGACACCCTCTCTAAGAGGCCACTTTTTACAGtttgggaggaaaagagagTAAAACTCCTTCAATTCACACCAGCCAAGAACCCCTCGAGATTTCAGCTTGGTTGCAAGTGAGAGGAATgagggatttgtctttacaaatgagctgtgggtctgctggtagataaaaccagcaaTGAGAGATAAAACAATGGGAAGAATTCCATTGACTGatgaatgggggaaaaaaagatattttcctttacaaacaaactgcaggtttgctgataaatgaaactggatattgaaagaagcaatggggaaaaaacatgaattctataagaattaaaaattaaaagggagggttgtatattagaggggaatctcaggtatcaggtgttctgggaattctgtgcctCTCATGTACCTCAGCCcaaggggaaggagagagggaaatcagcataaaaaggaggctgcatcctctAAAAATCTGATAAACCCCAGGgaaatgccccatggcctctccctttattcaaataaagcaaaaggctcctctgtctcctttttggacatcAACCTCGGGTGTTTGTGGCTTAATTTTCCTGGCACAGGGGAGGAACCAGCAGAGGAGGGGCGGAGGCTTTACCTGCATGCCACAGATGCGCACGCCCAGCGAGGCCGAGGTGCTCTGCTCACACTTCTTGATGTGCCGAGCTTTCTTCTCCTCCGAGGCGTCGTCCCCGTGCTGCCGAGTGCCCATCTTCAGGTCCAGGATGCAGGGATAGCTGCACTTGGACACcacattttccagcaggagAAACTCTGGAGCCTGACTTAAGGGAAACCCAATACTTTTAAATTCTAATTGAAAGAGGCCTTAAATCAAAGCAACTGCTGACACTCTCCAGAACAGCTCACAACTGTAATGAGACTTTCTGAGCCAATTTCTCCAACGTGTCATTGCTATGGGCCTCTCGCTGCCAATTCCAGTTAATTTACTGTACTACAGCCCTACCAATTAAAGCCCCAACAGCTCCATTCTCCAGTGACACTGTAGCCCTGGGCTGTCACTCCAACACCTTCCCTGGGTGCCGAGCTGGCTCTGGTGGGTGGGGGAAGTTGTTAAACTCTATTACTCACATGACTGGTGGGTAATGAAGTgtaataggaaaataaaaggcGAGGCAGCTGCTAATTCCTGTATAGTtgtgtttttaaatgtatgCCAAGGGGATCTTTGACTTCTGCTGAGAACTCTTtataggaaatgtttttttttttcttttttttagcaGTGAGAGAAGATAACCGaaacattccttttttcccAGGGTCTGTGCAGAGGAGGGGATGCAGTAAACCCTACACTGAATTCCAGCTGTGATCTGCAGCCAGGCCTGTGCTGGAggggggagaggagaaaggatACGGTGGAGTTTGTTCTCGCTGTGCTTGGAGGACATGCGGTTCAGGTGCTGCCGGTGACAGTGCAGTCCCCAGGGGTTGTAGCTCTTCCTTTCTGGCTGCTTCCCATTTGCATCTTCCAAAAGGGAATCTGTGTGGTACTGAAGGTCTGTCCTCAAAAGCATCTTCCCAGGGCAGCTACAGAAAGCACACAAAGGGACACGTCGGGTTTTTAAGTTCCAGAGGAGAATATTCCcttccctcatttttttttttttttcctatagagCCTCAAACTTGATAAGGTGGATTTTCAGGGACTCTCAAAGGAACAATATTGATCATGTCCAACCTGCAGAGATCCTTTGTTACTCCACAACAGTAATTTTCAGAAAGCCAGCTACTGCTGCCTGccaatacttttttttcattataatttaAAGTGTGCTGGCTCCTTTGAAAAGCCATtctcagccccagctgccagagATCTCTATTTATCCACCTaatgggcacagcacaggcaaaTGGTCCAACAATGGGAATGATTCCCAATTTGGAGGGGCTGGCTccaaggaggggagggagggaaggagtgATGAGGAGATCTGTTCTCCTTGGGGGTCATTCCTTGGTGCCACTCATCCCAATCCACCATTCCCACCACTCCAAAGGCAGCAgttccatggcagggacagtCCACCTTcagtcccagggctgctctgaacCAGTTTGGGATGAAGGATGTCCTGCAGAAAACCTCTGGGAGCTTTcctgggagagctctgggatgggatgggatgggatgggatgggatgggatgggatgggatgggatgggatgggatgggatgggatgggatgggatgggatgggatgggatgggatgggatgggatgggatgggatgggactgAAGTTCCTCTCTTGCCAGCAAAGGGACCTTCCATGCTCAGTGACTCTTCTTCCATGGCCCCTCCTCTCCTGGAGCATGCTGTGCTCCAAGGAATGGGGTTTAGAGCAGAATTTGAGGCACATATTTGAGCAACAACATCCCAGATCCACCCCACTCCATCCCCACACCAGGGAAGAGCAGAACCACACACACAGGGCTTGGCTTTGCTGTTCTTCACCTGGCTGGGCTGCTTTTGCCCTAAACCCACAGCTGGGCCACTaaaaccatcccaaacccatcccaaaccatcccaaaccatcccaaaccatcccaaactcatcccaaacccatcccaaaccaccCCAACCCCACCCAAGTGCCCGATGCCAGCTGGGGGGATTGCAGGGACTGACAGACCCTCACCTGTCTTTGAAGGTCTTGGTGACCTGGGTGTGGCTCCACTTGCATTTGTGCCACAAGGTGACAGCAGGGTCACCACCAGCGCTGTCTGGCtggcccaggctggggctggcaaTCAGGGTCAGGTTGCCCAGGCTGTCCTTCTTGAGGTGCACAGACACAATGCCTggacagagggaaaaacaaacgAGACACATGAGCCCATGAGGTGTCACAGAGGCCTGGCCACCACTTTGCCACCACCTCGTGTTTTGGTGATCCCACTCTGATTTCAAGCCAAATAAAACATCATTAGGCTGAGACTCTGGGAAATACTCTCAGGATTTTCAAGTGTTCCCCCTCTGGAGCTCAGTTTGAAACCTGCCTCCTCTGTCCCCCatccctctgagctctgctgtgccccaggtgaCCCAGAAAAGCCCCCTGCTCCAGATCAGGGGCTCCCAGCTTATTTATCACGAGGGATTTAAGTGCTTTTTAAAGACAGCACGAGGCTGGAAACACTTTTCATTGGCAGGAAGCAAAGGGAGGGTTGGGCACAAGGCATTTTCCAAGGGCGTGCCAAGAGCTTCTTTTATTtggagagctccaggagcagggcagggatgtggccatgggctggcactgctgccactcATTGTCATGCTCGTGTCCTTCCCCCAGCACCAAGAACCAGCACCCAGGCACCCCACGGggggctgcagtgtcacaccCCCGCTGTTTGTGCGTGACAGACACCAGGACTGTGAGCAcaggttatttttttccaccctgAATGCTTAAAACACCATTCTGCATTTGAACATTGCAATTTTCCCTGACTCTGACAGGAATCACAGGGCTCAAAtgccagccagcccagcacggATTtagcccagccctggcacggggctgggctgtgtgcgCGTCTCAAGTGACAGCGCAGGAATGTCACCGATGTCACCGCCGCGGGCTCTGACCTTTCTGGGAAAGGCTGATAGCGCCAGCCCGCCCCGTACGGCCGCCTGAGCCTCCCCACGCTCCTTCTTCCAGCACAGCCTTAAGCTGCACCACGGGAAGTTCAGGTtaaatgccaggaaaaaaaaaaaaaaaaaaaattctttgctggAAGAAATTTGGCACTGGAATCGTCTGCCCAAAAGAGCCAGGACGTGGCATTCAGTGCCAGGGTTTAGTTGATGAGGATGTGTCAGGTCAgaggttggacttggtgatctcaaaggttttttccagtgtggttcattctgtgatttggggctgccagcccccagagaggacagggagcagggacagggcagtgggagcagccacagctggggatACAGGGAGCTGGTCTGGATCCAGATGTGCCCAGGGGTCTGCAGGGCAtttggggagctgggctggatccagctgtgcccagaggtCTGCAGGGCATTAAGAAGATGGGttggatccagctgtgcccaggagtCTGCAGGGCATGtggggggctgggatggatccagctgtgcccagggcaccCTCCCCAGTCTGGGCATGTGGGAGATGatctcagcagctcagcaaacAGTTCTGCTCTCCCAAGCAGAGGTGCCAAAGCAAACAGACGTGCAAAGCCCCTTCTCTGCATTTCAAGCTCAGTTCCAGGCTTTGCCTCCTGTGCCTGCCGGGTTCTGCTGCCTCAGGGGGGTTTCCTCACCTGAactgcccctgcagccacccccacTGGGGGAGTCATCCCTCCCAATCCCTCCCGGGgtcctgaaccccaaaatcttgggttttttccctcacCACAACCATTGCTGGTCGCTTCTGCTGTTCAATCAGCATTACTGTGACCAGGCTGGGTTAAATGGGCTGACTTTGCacagaaatgtgggaaaatctacccaggctgctctgccaagGGAGCTGAGGGGCTGCAAACCTTCAttgggggaaaagaaatatttttgcaaaccTTCATCAgggggaaagaaatatttttgcaaaccTTCatcaggaggaaaaggaatagTTTTGCAAACCTTCATcggaggaaaagaaatatttttgcaaaccTTCATCAGgggggaaagaaatatttttgcacaCCTTCatcaggaggaaaaggaatatttttagccctcccagctctctgtggtgAGCTCAGGGAGTTCCATCTTCCTCAGGCTCCAGCATTGCCTTTTCCCTGAGTCCCATTCTTTAAAAATCCCTATTTCTAAGAGCAAACAAATCTCCTCTCAGCCTGGATGACTGCTTCACATTTTCAGGGGATGTAGgcataggggaaaaaaaaaaaaaaaagccatcgTGTCTTTTGCCTAAATCAAagcctttttcattttaaaaagtcacaggGAGGCGACCAGAGCCCTCAATTGCAAACACCATAACCTTAAAAACTGTCCCAGTTCCTGCCTGAaatcagcagggctgtgctcattTGCATAGTGCTGACGGGCTGGCCCCCAAAAAAACTTATATATAGCGTGAAAGTAAGAGTTGTTAAATATCAGCCATTAATATGAAAATTAACGGGGAGATTTTCAAAGGCGAGAACGGAGCGTTAAATTGGAAGGGAATGTgatcctctccctcctcccagctggaAATTCAATCTTCAAAAAAACCTACAGCTCAGCCTGAAAAGTGCTTTTTGTTTCCTGGGGGGATTCCACGGGGGTTTGCAGGTGTCCTGCCATGACCTGTGTGTGGCAGacacccccagagctgcagcgAGCAAACACCTCTCCACAGCCTCGGGGGCCTGTCtgtgctggattttggggtcactgACACCCCAATCCCCCAGCGAGGAGCCAGAGGGTATTTCTGGGTGCTGTCACCATGCTGGTGGCATCTCAGGAGGTTTCACTCTGTAACTCTGCCCTGgtgggtttatttttgtgtttacaAGCACATTCATCTCCTGCCGAGGGCACTGGGAACCTGAGCAGAACTGGGCTGGAAAACAAGCCCAGCATCCCCCTGTGAACTCAACTGGGACAAGGCAGGGCCTTCAAAGGGGATAAAAGCTGGTCCCAAGGTCACCAAACTGCCTGATATGGGTGAGGCAAGCAGGAAAACCACGGGCTCAGGGTGAGGCTTGGATGATATTTGATCCCCATTGTGCAGAATGTCACCATTACATAACGGTCCCAGGGCTGTTCCCACAGCCCAGAAATAGAGATCAGGTACATGGATACGTGTGAATGGGGGCTGGAGCCACCAGGATCATCCCCCTGGGTCGCTCATCCCCCTCATCATCCTCACAGGAAATTGTTCCACCCCTGGAAttgcctggcacagcagagagaggaataaaCCTGTGAGCTCAATGTCAGAATTGCTTTTCAATTACCCCTCATCATAAAACTCTCTGGGGTTTGAAACAAGAGAGGAGAAGACTAAAAGGTTTGAATAACCAGGGCACCCCTGGACTGGTTAAACTGGGACTGTTGAACAGCTTCAtcagctgcactgcagcaccCACCCACTGCCAGAGGAAACCGCTCAGAGGAAACTTTTCTCCCTTAAGCATCTTTTTAATATTGTCCCATAAATCTGCAGAGGCCCCTGACTTTGTGAGAAAGGGAGAATTGGGCTGGAAGAGCATTGGAGCCGTGGCTGGCTGAGCTCTTTGCTGCAATGCTGAAGGACCAGGAGATATTTTAAGTTTTTACGTGACAACCCAGCTTCTCGCCTCCCCCAAAAACCAGGGTCAGGAGCTTTATGAGCAGCACAAGTCTGGCAGTAAAAGCACAAAATACTGAAGGAATaagaaagagaagggagggaggatgtcttaaaaaaaatcccagtgctgctttccagggGCTGGCAATGGGGATCAGGGATAGAGCAGCAagtgcagggacaggcaggaaaaTCCTCTGTGCCTGCAAAGgcctcacctgcagcagctgggtgttgggaaggatgaatcaggaaaaccttaGAAATATAATTGcctagcaaaagattttgagaatatggaaaccataAGTGAGACTAAAATGAAAGCCATctttgagataccaaaccttAGCTACTAAATAACTAgaagacaataggatggctgccaaaagtaatcccctcttgatgGAACAATGGCtcaaaggtcagagaagacccTGCTAGCTTGGCAGAAGGGtccaaagagcagtttttagGATTTAAAGTACAACACATGATGGTAATGTAATgattcttataggctgtatgtCAATGCTATAGGATTTGTACCTTGTATTAGATTGGgtagtggaaattagaatattcaatatagaagaagatttattgtattgtaaatgggaaaatcGTGCTCTTacctctcttccttccctctcttcccactCTCTTCCCTCTCAGAACTCCTACtacccctctctctctctgcctgctctgagctgctgcagggccctTTTTACCCACACCCTGTGCAATAAACCACAACTTTCAAGACCTGGCTTATAGAGATCTCTCCACCTCTCACAACCATCCTGACCATCACATCGAACACTCCCCTAGAGCAGGGGATGCTTCTGAGGAAGCTGAGAGCTGCCCTTACCTTTGTACTGAGGTGTGAACTGCCTCATGGCCAGGGGCAGGGACTCGTAgaagctcagctcctgcagcaccaggggcttGCAGACGGTGTGCTCGTCGTAGGTCAGCATGCTGCTGTGGCCGCCCACCTGGTGCACgaagggctgcaggagcacagcagccctgccctcgCCGGGGCTCTGCCCCACCATGGTGCCAGGCACTCCTTCAGCTGGcaagcacagcctgggacaggcagagccACCACACTTTTCACCCACTCTGGTGTTTCCCCCACGCTGGGTTTTCCTCCACGCTGGCTTTTCACCAATGGGATCTGCAAAACAGAGGGAATTAAGGTTTGgaggtatctgccaataaaggcaaatggagaatgtaaaccccctccctccaaattattatcatttggaaattaaggggctctcaggcaaaaatatgggaattaggaataacagttcttcactaggaaaattcaaatagaaatgcagtattacacagaacaatcccaacccctgccagagtcagaatccaagctgacacccgtcagtcagtcagggtgttggcacagtcccattcaatggtggctgcatcctcctgcaggggcagatgtggttcagctggagcagtgctcctggagaaggtgcagtttcctctgaagctccagggatgatgtggaaaggtctggctttcctctgggatccagtggcaaaggctgctctggtgttccaaatgtcagtttttatctgggtaggaaaggcttggctcctcccctggctggagcatctcccagtgggatgatggaattttatcagtcatgccctgggactcagtggccatgaacaggagatatctcctggagggaggatgggctgtgggaagataaagatgattgcccagctggtttaaagatggcccatgagcagataatgtgtgccaggagatcagggtcactgccccacctggtttaacagatggggacagaatccacatttctggccacatcctgtattgcaagCCAAGACAAGGAGTtagaggagcagggacacccagcagcTGGGGGTGGTGAGATCTGTCAGTgtccaggggctggcagggagcccCAGCCTGACACAGAGTCCAGGAATGCCCCAATTTCATTGTGTGGGGACAAGAGACAGAGATCAAGAAGATTCTGTGAGTTAAAGCAGTGGCATCAGGGATTCCTTGGACAGATTATTAACACACTGCACTGATGCTGTGTTAGGGTGGTCTCAGGGTTCCCTGGGACATTCCCTGTGTTGTTATAAAGACCCTACAAGCCCCCCAGGCACTCCCTTGCCCTACAATACTGTGGGTGGGGTGAGCAGCAATTCCAAAAAACCTGTTTGGGACATTCCCTGTCATTTAATACGAGCAGCAATTTCTGCACCTTCCAAAAAACCTGTTTGGGACATTCCCTGTCATCTAACaccagaacagcagcaggagcatttCCT
The sequence above is a segment of the Oenanthe melanoleuca isolate GR-GAL-2019-014 chromosome 26, OMel1.0, whole genome shotgun sequence genome. Coding sequences within it:
- the IP6K3 gene encoding inositol hexakisphosphate kinase 3: MVGQSPGEGRAAVLLQPFVHQVGGHSSMLTYDEHTVCKPLVLQELSFYESLPLAMRQFTPQYKGIVSVHLKKDSLGNLTLIASPSLGQPDSAGGDPAVTLWHKCKWSHTQVTKTFKDSCPGKMLLRTDLQYHTDSLLEDANGKQPERKSYNPWGLHCHRQHLNRMSSKHSENKLHQFLLLENVVSKCSYPCILDLKMGTRQHGDDASEEKKARHIKKCEQSTSASLGVRICGMQVYQADTGHFLCKDKYFGRKLSAEGFRQTLRQFLCSGNRLRTELLEPIILRLKALLAVIRKQSSYRFYSSSLLIIYDGQEHKESADHHLPFPKSHGTNPSRVDVRMIDFAHTTFKGSKSNPNSTLYDGPDHGYIFGLENLIKILQSLSEGK